One genomic window of Medicago truncatula cultivar Jemalong A17 chromosome 1, MtrunA17r5.0-ANR, whole genome shotgun sequence includes the following:
- the LOC25484953 gene encoding pentatricopeptide repeat-containing protein At2g16880, with amino-acid sequence MMNTNTVAGGSGGGGGDGRGKERQLIRTITTILTKNENPQNLQQFIPHLTLPIIISILSYKPLHSQPETLLSFFKWFQSNAHSSLIHSPKPLLTLLPPLLSRRKFSDAKSLLLNFISSDHPHHSLHAHLLRSDHTIPKPLLDTSLAAYVISKQPHLGHQIFNKMKRLRFRPNLLTCNTLLNALVRSNSSHSLVFSREVFQDAVKLGVQPNVNTFNILIHGYCSDNNTEEALRLINQMGEYGCCPDNVTYNTVLTALCKRSQLTQVRDLLLQMKNSGLFPNRNTYNILVHGYCKLKWLKEAAEVIELMTGKGMLPDVWTYNTMVRGLCDEGKIDEAVRLRDKMESFKLVPDVVTYNTLIDGCFEHRGSDAAFKLVEEMKARGVKENGVTHNIMIKWFCTEGKIDEASNVMVKMVESGFSPDCFTYNTMINGYCKAGKMAEAYKMMDEMGRKGLKLDTFTLNTLLHTMCLEKQLDDAYTLTMKARKRGYILDEVTYGTLIMGYFKDEQADRALKLWEEMKETGIVATIITYNTIIRGLCLSGKTDQAVDKLNELLEKGLVPDESTSNIIIHGYCWEGAVEKAFQFHNKMVEHSLKPDIFTCNILLRGLCREGMLEKGLTLFNTWISKGKPMDTVTYNIIISSFCKERRLEDAFDLMTEMEGKNLEPDRYTYNAIVTGLTKAGRTEEAEKLALKFAEKGQQVKTQDTSPELGTSDMMYSEQISSLCTQGKYKDAMKLFQQAEQKGVSLNKYTYIKLMDGLLKRRKSISKAVR; translated from the coding sequence ATGATGAACACTAACACCGTCGCCGGCGGcagtggtggtggtggcggaGACGGCAGAGGAAAAGAACGACAACTTATACGTACAATAACCACAATACTAACCAAAAACGAAAACCCACAGAATCTTCAACAATTCATCCCACACTTAACACTCCCAATCATAATCTCAATTCTTTCATACAAACCTCTTCACTCTCAACCAGAAACCCTACTTTCCTTCTTCAAATGGTTTCAATCCAACGCACATTCCTCTCTCATTCATTCCCCTAAACCCCTTCTCACTCTCCTCCCTCCTCTCCTCTCTCGTCGCAAATTCTCCGACGCTAAATCCCTCCTCCTCAATTTCATCTCCTCCGATCACCCCCATCATTCTCTTCATGCCCATCTCCTTCGCTCCGATCACACCATTCCTAAACCCTTACTTGACACTTCACTTGCTGCTTATGTCATCTCCAAACAACCTCACCTCGGTCATcagatttttaataaaatgaaacGCCTTCGTTTTCGACCCAATTTGCTTACTTGTAATACTCTTCTCAATGCTCTTGTTAGGTCTAATTCCTCTCACTCTTTGGTTTTTTCAAGAGAGGTTTTTCAAGATGCTGTTAAGCTTGGTGTTCAACCTAATGTTAatacttttaatattttgattcatgGTTATTGTTCTGATAATAATACCGAAGAAGCCCTTCGGTTGATTAATCAAATGGGGGAATATGGTTGTTGTCCTGATAATGTTACTTATAATACTGTTTTAACTGCTTTGTGTAAGAGAAGTCAGTTGACTCAAGTTAGGGATTTGTTGCTTCAAATGAAGAATAGTGGTCTTTTTCCTAATAGGAATACTTATAATATTTTGGTTCATGGGTATTGTAAGCTGAAATGGTTGAAAGAAGCTGCTGAGGTTATTGAGTTGATGACTGGGAAGGGTATGTTGCCGGATGTTTGGACTTATAATACAATGGTTAGGGGTTTGTGTGATGAGGGTAAGATTGATGAGGCGGTTAGGCTTAGAGATAAGATGGAGAGTTTCAAATTGGTTCCGGATGTTGTTACTTATAATACTTTGATTGATGGTTGTTTTGAGCATAGGGGTAGTGATGCGGCGTTTAAGTTGGTGGAGGAAATGAAGGCTAGGGGAGTTAAGGAGAATGGTGTGACACATAATATAATGATTAAGTGGTTCTGTACGGAAGGTAAGATTGATGAGGCGAGCAATGTAATGGTGAAGATGGTGGAAAGTGGGTTTTCTCCAGATTGTTTTACTTATAACACGATGATTAATGGTTATTGTAAAGCTGGAAAGATGGCAGAGGCTTATAAGATGATGGATGAAATGGGAAGGAAAGGATTGAAATTAGACACTTTTACTCTTAACACCTTACTGCACACTATGTGCTTGGAGAAGCAGCTAGACGATGCTTACACCTTGACTATGAAGGCTAGGAAGCGAGGTTATATTCTTGATGAGGTAACCTATGGAACTCTAATCATGGGGTATTTCAAGGATGAACAAGCAGATAGGGCATTGAAGCTTTGGGAGGAGATGAAGGAGACGGGAATTGTTGCCACTATTATCACTTATAACACTATAATCAGGGGGTTGTGTCTGTCTGGGAAAACTGATCAAGCTGTAGACAAATTAAACGAGCTTTTAGAGAAGGGTTTGGTCCCCGATGAATCTACTAGTAACATAATTATTCATGGCTATTGCTGGGAGGGAGCGGTAGAGAAAGCATTCCAGTTCCATAACAAAATGGTAGAGCACTCATTGAAACCAGATATTTTCACATGTAATATTCTTCTTCGAGGTCTTTGCAGAGAGGGAATGCTGGAGAAAGGTCTAACACTATTTAACACATGGATCTCTAAAGGGAAGCCCATGGACACAGTTACCTACAACATAATAATATCCTCTTTTTGCAAAGAAAGAAGACTTGAGGATGCTTTTGACCTTATGACTGAAATGGAGGGGAAAAATTTGGAGCCTGACCGGTATACCTATAATGCTATTGTGACTGGGCTTACCAAAGCTGGTAGAACTGAGGAAGCAGAGAAACTGGCGTTGAAATTTGCAGAGAAAGGGCAACAGGTGAAAACTCAAGACACCTCTCCAGAGCTTGGTACAAGTGATATGATGTACTCAGAGCAAATAAGTAGTTTGTGTACTCAGGGAAAGTACAAGGATGCAATGAAATTGTTTCAACAGGCAGAGCAGAAAGGAGttagtttaaataaatatacGTATATCAAGTTAATGGATGGACTTTTGAAGAGGCGGAAAAGCATATCAAAGGCTGTTAGATAA
- the LOC11407000 gene encoding uncharacterized protein, producing the protein MESVKVVKVKAIEATPATFKDYGQVIEASSDGEGFGPNDAQLDLSKGGIPRFYIMHLENRPLEFSNITHHASVTQCLGSIGGNVWYLGVAKPSIVDSNEIKDDLGKTVVKSRSGHFYVPPAIEDVQVFKVSGSKFLKLNRGTWHAGPLFKSDTMDFYNLELSNTNVVDHTTHNFKKDNGVTFTINE; encoded by the exons ATGGAGAGTGTGAAGGTGGTGAAGGTGAAGGCAATCGAAGCAACTCCGGCGACGTTCAAAGACTACGGTCAGGTCATTGAGGCTTCATCGGACGGTGAGGGGTTTGGTCCAAACGATGCTCAACTTGACCTTAGCAAAGGAGGAATTCCCAG gTTCTACATTATGCATCTTGAAAATCGTCCACTTGAGTTTTCTAATATCACACATCATGCAAGTGTGACTCAGTGCCTTGGGTCCATTGGTGGTAATGTTTGGTATCTTGGAGTGGCTAAGCCATCCATTGTTGATTCAAATGAAATCAAGGATGACTTGGGTAAGACAGTCGTGAAGTCGCGCAGCGGTCATTTTTATGTGCCTCCTGCCATTGAGGATGTCCAGGTCTTCAAGGTTTCAGGGTCTAAATTTCTGAAGCTTAATCGTGGGACATGGCATGCTGGTCCTCTATTTAAGTCTGATACAATGGACTTTTACAATCTAGAACTGAGCAATACAAAT GTTGTTGATCATACCACACACAACTTTAAGAAGGACAATGGAGTAACTTTTACAATCAATGAGTAA
- the LOC11408525 gene encoding uncharacterized protein has translation MESVKVVTIKAIEATPANFKDYGQVIEASLDSVGFGPHDAQLDLAQGIPRLYVMHLEHFPLKFSRITHHARVTQCLGSIGGNVWYLGVAKPSVVDPNEIKDDSENTVAKSCGGHFYVPPPVEDVQVFKISGPKFVKLHRGTWHAGPLFKSSTMDFYNLELANTNENDITTHNFKKDNGVTFTIDE, from the exons ATGGAGAGCGTGAAGGTGGTGACAATTAAGGCGATCGAAGCAACTCCGGCGAACTTCAAAGACTATGGTCAGGTCATCGAGGCTTCACTGGACAGCGTGGGTTTTGGTCCCCATGATGCTCAACTTGATCTCGCCCAAGGAATTCCCAG GTTATATGTTATGCATCTTGAACATTTCCCACTAAAGTTTTCTAGAATCACACATCATGCAAGGGTGACTCAGTGCCTTGGGTCCATTGGTGGTAACGTTTGGTATCTTGGAGTAGCTAAGCCATCAGTTGTTGATCCAAATGAAATCAAGGATGACTCAGAAAACACTGTCGCGAAGTCGTGCGGCGGTCATTTTTACGTTCCTCCCCCCGTTGAGGACGTCCAAGTTTTCAAGATTTCAGGTCCCAAATTCGTCAAGCTTCACCGTGGCACATGGCATGCTGGTCCTCTATTTAAGTCTAGCACGATGGACTTTTACAATCTAGAGCTGGCCAATACAAAT GAGAATGATATTACCACACACAACTTTAAGAAGGACAATGGAGTAACTTTTACAATTGATGAGTAA